The Paenibacillus sp. 481 DNA window ACGCTACCGCAGTTTGCGAGCGTCTTACCGCGTAGATGTTGCAAATAAGCATTATGTATATCACCATATATCACGACATCCGGCTCTTGGCATGGATGCAGCGGGTCCGTTAAACTTGGCGTAAATTCAAACATCCCGATCCGTTTTTCCTTATCATCCCACGGCTGTACCCGATGGTACACACTTTGCGGCGATGCATGCAGCAGGCGAATATGACGACCGCTCATAATAAAGTCATAGGAGAAAGGCAGTTTCTCAAGCTGCTCCAATCTTGCTTTACCCAACTTGTCCGCATGCCAACTAAAATTAATGTCGTCCGTAATTCGCACGACGAGTTCATCCCAGTTTCCACGCACAACGATGTCACAGCTGGACATAATTTGGTCCATGACTTCAACTGGATTAGGACCTTTGCCGACCAAATCTCCTAGACAGTAGATGCGATCAATATCTTGGCGCTTAATGTCAGCAAGCACCGCCTCCAGCGCTTGCAAGTTTCCGTGTATATCCGAAATGATAGCGACGGACTGCAACATGCGATTTCCCCTCTCTAATCCTAGTTCTGTATATATCGTTAGGCGCTTAAAGTAATTAAAGTCCATTCCGGTGGACACGAGAACCGTACAGGCATTATGGTTGTGCCCACACCTCGGCTCGTGTACACAGCAAGCGAATTTACTGCGCTGTTGCCGCTGCGCAGCTCATAATAACCGTCCGCGTATT harbors:
- a CDS encoding metallophosphoesterase family protein, translated to MQSVAIISDIHGNLQALEAVLADIKRQDIDRIYCLGDLVGKGPNPVEVMDQIMSSCDIVVRGNWDELVVRITDDINFSWHADKLGKARLEQLEKLPFSYDFIMSGRHIRLLHASPQSVYHRVQPWDDKEKRIGMFEFTPSLTDPLHPCQEPDVVIYGDIHNAYLQHLRGKTLANCGSVGNPLDMTQASYMIVQGSLGHVEVEEFTIQFRRVPYEIEQAVRAAEATDMPGLKPYVRELRTGVYRGLQQTED